A stretch of Faecalibacterium duncaniae DNA encodes these proteins:
- the rfbD gene encoding dTDP-4-dehydrorhamnose reductase → MKIIVTGCKGQLGTEIIKQLREGRSEIGPIPEKLMNATVIPVDLPELDISNYKMVDDFIRRQRPDVIINCAAYTNVDGCEVNHDAAFKANALGPRNLAQAAEKTGARLVHVSTDYVFSGRENGGIAQDEATIPGPISAYGSTKLMGEKYVEQFCHRHFIVRTAWLYSYYGKNFVKTIVNAGRKFGKLEVVNDQCGNPTNAVDLAHELLQLCVTHEYGLYHCTGEGICSWYDFASEIIRLSGVDASVAPCTSEEYKAKHPESADRPKWSALDNRMLRCTVGNDVRDWKEALACFFAHWDGENGMKTN, encoded by the coding sequence ATGAAAATCATCGTCACCGGCTGCAAGGGCCAGCTTGGCACCGAGATCATCAAGCAGCTGCGGGAGGGCCGCAGCGAGATCGGCCCCATCCCCGAAAAGCTGATGAATGCCACCGTGATCCCGGTGGACCTGCCGGAGCTGGACATCTCCAACTATAAGATGGTGGATGACTTCATCCGCCGCCAGCGCCCGGATGTCATCATCAACTGCGCCGCCTACACCAATGTGGACGGCTGCGAGGTGAACCACGACGCAGCCTTCAAGGCAAACGCTCTGGGCCCCCGCAATCTGGCACAGGCCGCCGAAAAGACCGGTGCCCGCCTGGTGCATGTCTCCACGGACTATGTGTTCTCCGGCCGTGAGAACGGCGGCATTGCACAGGACGAGGCCACCATCCCCGGCCCCATCAGCGCCTACGGCTCCACCAAGCTCATGGGCGAAAAGTATGTGGAGCAGTTCTGCCACCGCCACTTTATCGTCCGCACGGCATGGCTGTACAGCTACTACGGCAAGAACTTCGTCAAGACCATCGTCAACGCTGGCCGGAAATTCGGCAAGCTGGAGGTGGTCAACGACCAGTGCGGCAACCCCACCAACGCGGTTGACCTGGCCCATGAGCTGCTGCAGCTCTGCGTGACCCATGAGTACGGCCTGTATCACTGCACCGGTGAGGGCATCTGCTCCTGGTACGATTTTGCTTCCGAGATCATCCGCCTGTCTGGCGTAGATGCCTCTGTGGCCCCCTGCACCAGCGAGGAGTACAAGGCCAAGCATCCCGAAAGTGCTGACCGCCCCAAGTGGAGCGCACTGGACAACCGGATGCTCCGCTGCACCGTGGGCAACGATGTGCGGGACTGGAAAGAGGCCCTGGCCTGCTTCTTCGCCCACTGGGACGGCGAGAATGGGATGAAAACGAATTAA
- a CDS encoding DUF3592 domain-containing protein has product MKKIHKFFSKDLLHILGAVGIFVAFLISIAYKQVGIGALIAAWLIAIAIIGVAWITDIRKADLLKNGKIVSGKVNAVKRVHIKFHMSTYHLADEDVIYPWVIRYQYKIGKDTYYGQSHWFWFNPLVSNGTPIKVTIDPQNPERSIVAAWES; this is encoded by the coding sequence ATGAAAAAAATCCATAAGTTCTTTTCTAAAGATTTGCTCCATATTCTTGGTGCTGTTGGGATTTTTGTTGCTTTTCTGATTTCTATCGCCTATAAGCAAGTTGGAATCGGGGCACTCATAGCTGCGTGGCTTATTGCTATCGCAATTATCGGGGTAGCATGGATTACAGACATCCGCAAAGCAGACCTGCTGAAAAACGGAAAGATTGTTTCCGGAAAAGTTAATGCAGTAAAAAGGGTTCACATAAAATTCCACATGAGTACCTATCACCTTGCTGATGAAGATGTAATTTATCCTTGGGTGATCCGGTACCAATATAAGATTGGAAAAGACACTTATTATGGACAGTCCCATTGGTTTTGGTTCAATCCTCTCGTGAGCAATGGAACACCTATAAAGGTGACTATTGATCCTCAAAACCCAGAAAGAAGCATTGTTGCTGCATGGGAAAGTTAA
- a CDS encoding 6-phosphofructokinase encodes MKKRVGILTSGGDCPGLNATIRGVAKALYARMGDNVEIVGILNGYHGLINGEYREMCEDDFRGILTLGGTILGTKRTPFKLMRVVEDDKIDKVAAMKKTYKDAKLDCLLCLGGNGTHKTANLLSQEGLNIIGLPKTIDNDIYGTDVTFGFHTAVDIATEVIDRIHTTAGSHSRVMCIEIMGNKAGWLTLYSGIAGGADIILLPEQPYDIDRVCEAVERRAKRGSNFSIIAVAEGAMNVDEAKLKRKEWTAKRAEAGYTTATNRIAAAVQKKTGMETRVCIPGHMQRGGSPSAYDRVLATQFGSYAAKLVEIEQYGVTVALVNNHVISNRLEDIAGKTRNIPEGCELLTVAKRMGISLG; translated from the coding sequence ATGAAAAAACGTGTTGGCATCCTGACCTCCGGCGGCGACTGCCCGGGCCTGAACGCAACCATTCGCGGCGTGGCAAAGGCACTGTATGCCCGGATGGGTGATAATGTGGAGATCGTGGGCATCCTGAACGGCTACCACGGCCTGATCAACGGCGAGTACAGGGAGATGTGCGAGGATGACTTCCGCGGCATCCTGACACTGGGCGGCACCATTCTGGGCACCAAGCGCACCCCCTTCAAACTGATGCGCGTGGTCGAGGATGACAAGATCGATAAAGTCGCGGCCATGAAAAAGACCTACAAGGACGCAAAGCTGGACTGCCTGCTCTGCCTGGGCGGCAATGGCACCCACAAAACCGCCAACCTGCTCTCGCAGGAGGGCCTGAACATCATCGGCCTGCCCAAGACCATCGACAATGATATCTACGGCACCGATGTAACTTTTGGCTTCCACACCGCTGTGGACATTGCCACCGAGGTCATCGACCGCATCCACACCACCGCCGGCAGCCACAGCCGCGTGATGTGCATCGAGATCATGGGCAACAAGGCCGGTTGGCTGACCCTCTACTCCGGCATTGCAGGCGGCGCGGATATCATCCTGCTGCCCGAGCAGCCCTACGACATCGACCGCGTCTGCGAGGCCGTGGAGCGCCGGGCAAAGCGCGGCTCCAACTTCTCCATCATCGCCGTGGCCGAGGGTGCCATGAACGTGGACGAGGCCAAGCTGAAGCGCAAGGAGTGGACCGCCAAGCGCGCCGAGGCCGGTTACACCACCGCCACCAACCGCATTGCCGCCGCCGTCCAGAAAAAGACCGGCATGGAGACCCGGGTCTGCATCCCGGGCCACATGCAGCGCGGCGGCAGCCCCAGCGCCTACGACCGCGTGCTGGCCACCCAGTTCGGCAGCTACGCCGCCAAGCTGGTGGAGATCGAGCAGTATGGCGTTACGGTGGCTCTCGTGAACAACCACGTCATCTCCAACCGTCTGGAGGATATCGCCGGTAAGACCCGCAATATCCCCGAGGGCTGCGAGCTCCTCACCGTGGCAAAGCGCATGGGAATCAGCTTGGGCTGA
- a CDS encoding glycosyltransferase family 2 protein, with protein sequence MQLEKAKETKQDMERCRLLAQRIAEELAPATAAVLNAETPALEKALHRAGVDANPFTVAARQADLLVVEDPAWVEMPAQLPGQVLLVFTGSNVAEGWAEELARRGYYRDFRWRSRGRAQQSALYCTVQPATAEMIAGYEKELDLLRDRMVRAERTCNEEAALIERLRSDLSLSRSHAKNLEKTLNEVTSSTFWKLTWPMRYVVSKSRQIWHTFPLFVLLGELRRDGISGVREHARARREYAALFPGNLLRADRFAPVELLVRQANDQPAGPKISIVVPLYNTPLDFLDEMLDSVVNQTYKNWELCCVDAGKDEAVGQHVQARAKADARIRYQKLEKNELIPGNTNKGFEMATGEYIALLDHDDLLHPCALWYAARAIAEQKADFVYTDEATFEGKPEHVVLYHFKPDFMLDNLRSNNYICHLTVFSRALMERAGGGERMEYNGSQDYELFLRLTEQAEKIVHIPHALYYWRSSPGSTAADISAKTYCIDAGIAALKAHYARCGIAVDDVALIPGTPGYYKTDYTIEHPGRVSILIPTCDHIRDLELCVDSIYARTTYPDFELILIENNSKQPETFRAYERMQKEHPDNLKVVTWEGKGFNYSALNNFGEQYATGEYLLLLNNDTEVITPNWLEEMVMYAQQKRVGCVGAKLLYPDDTIQHAGIGFGIGGVAGHLHKYFPAASDGYMGRLNYVQDVYGDTAACLLIRREIYDEMNGLDESYAVAFNDVDFCVRVREAGYTNVFTPFAQLYHYESKSRGTEDNPEKQKRFQGEVLRFQARWGDLLAAGDPCTNPNFDIQREDFTLKILPLE encoded by the coding sequence ATGCAGTTGGAGAAAGCAAAGGAAACAAAGCAGGACATGGAGCGCTGCCGCCTGCTGGCACAGCGCATTGCGGAGGAGCTGGCCCCGGCAACAGCTGCGGTGCTGAACGCCGAGACCCCGGCACTGGAAAAGGCCCTGCACCGGGCGGGCGTGGATGCCAACCCCTTTACAGTGGCTGCCCGGCAGGCAGACCTGCTGGTGGTGGAGGACCCCGCCTGGGTGGAGATGCCCGCGCAGCTGCCCGGACAGGTGCTGCTGGTGTTTACCGGCAGCAACGTGGCTGAGGGCTGGGCCGAGGAACTGGCCCGCCGGGGCTACTACCGGGATTTCCGCTGGCGCAGCCGGGGCCGTGCCCAGCAGTCGGCTCTGTACTGCACGGTCCAGCCTGCCACCGCCGAGATGATCGCGGGCTATGAGAAGGAGTTGGATCTCCTGCGTGACCGGATGGTGCGTGCCGAGCGCACCTGCAACGAGGAAGCCGCCCTCATTGAGCGGCTCCGCAGCGATCTTTCCCTGAGCCGCAGCCATGCCAAGAACCTGGAAAAGACCCTGAACGAGGTGACCAGCTCTACCTTCTGGAAGCTGACCTGGCCCATGCGGTATGTTGTCAGCAAGAGCCGCCAGATCTGGCACACCTTCCCGCTTTTCGTCCTGCTGGGTGAGCTGCGCCGGGACGGCATCTCGGGTGTGCGGGAGCACGCCCGCGCCAGGCGGGAGTATGCCGCCCTCTTCCCGGGGAACCTCCTGCGGGCCGACCGCTTTGCCCCGGTAGAGCTGCTGGTCAGGCAGGCGAACGATCAGCCTGCCGGTCCCAAGATCAGCATCGTGGTGCCTCTGTACAACACCCCGCTGGATTTCCTGGACGAGATGCTGGATTCCGTGGTGAACCAGACCTACAAGAACTGGGAGCTCTGCTGCGTGGATGCCGGTAAGGACGAGGCCGTAGGCCAGCATGTGCAGGCCCGTGCGAAGGCCGATGCACGCATCCGGTATCAGAAGCTGGAAAAGAATGAGCTGATCCCCGGCAACACCAACAAGGGCTTTGAGATGGCCACCGGTGAGTATATCGCCCTGCTGGACCACGATGACCTGCTGCATCCCTGCGCCCTGTGGTACGCGGCCAGGGCCATTGCCGAGCAGAAGGCCGACTTTGTCTACACCGACGAGGCGACTTTTGAGGGGAAGCCGGAGCATGTGGTGCTCTACCACTTCAAGCCCGACTTCATGCTGGACAACCTCCGCTCCAACAACTACATCTGCCACCTGACCGTGTTCAGCCGCGCCCTGATGGAGCGGGCCGGCGGCGGCGAGCGGATGGAGTACAACGGCAGCCAGGATTACGAGCTGTTCCTTCGCCTGACGGAGCAGGCTGAGAAGATCGTTCACATTCCCCATGCCCTGTATTACTGGCGCTCCAGCCCCGGCAGCACGGCGGCAGATATCTCCGCCAAAACCTACTGCATCGACGCAGGCATTGCGGCCCTCAAGGCCCACTATGCCCGCTGCGGGATCGCTGTGGACGATGTTGCCCTCATCCCCGGCACCCCGGGCTATTACAAGACCGATTACACCATTGAGCACCCGGGCCGGGTGAGCATCCTCATCCCCACCTGCGACCACATCCGGGATCTGGAGCTCTGCGTGGATTCCATCTATGCCCGCACCACCTACCCGGATTTTGAACTCATCCTCATCGAGAACAACAGTAAGCAGCCCGAGACTTTCCGCGCCTACGAGCGGATGCAGAAGGAACACCCGGACAACCTCAAGGTCGTGACCTGGGAGGGCAAGGGCTTCAATTACAGCGCCCTGAACAACTTTGGTGAGCAGTATGCCACCGGCGAATATCTGCTGCTGCTCAACAACGATACCGAGGTCATCACCCCCAACTGGCTGGAGGAAATGGTCATGTACGCCCAGCAGAAGCGGGTGGGCTGTGTGGGTGCAAAGCTGCTCTACCCCGATGACACCATTCAGCATGCCGGCATCGGCTTTGGCATCGGCGGCGTGGCGGGCCACCTACACAAGTATTTCCCGGCAGCATCCGATGGCTACATGGGGCGGCTGAACTATGTGCAGGATGTTTACGGCGATACCGCCGCCTGTCTGCTCATCCGCAGAGAAATCTATGATGAGATGAACGGCCTGGACGAGAGCTATGCCGTGGCCTTCAACGATGTGGATTTCTGTGTCCGTGTGCGGGAGGCGGGCTACACCAACGTGTTTACCCCCTTTGCCCAGCTCTACCACTACGAGAGCAAGAGCCGCGGCACCGAGGACAACCCCGAAAAGCAGAAGCGCTTCCAGGGCGAGGTGCTCCGCTTCCAGGCCCGCTGGGGAGACCTGCTGGCCGCGGGCGATCCCTGCACCAACCCCAACTTTGATATCCAGCGTGAGGACTTCACGCTGAAGATCCTGCCTTTGGAGTGA
- the rfbA gene encoding glucose-1-phosphate thymidylyltransferase RfbA, with the protein MKGIILAGGAGTRLYPLTMVTSKQLLPVYDKPMIYYPLSTLMLAGIQDILIISTPTDTPRFEALLGDGSQYGIHLQYKVQPSPDGLAQAFILGEEFIGDDCCAMILGDNIFYGNGFSKILKTAAANAETKGRCTVFGYYVQDPERFGIVEFDQNGKVLSVEEKPEHPKSNYAITGLYFYNKEVVQMAKQVKPSARGELEITTLNDMYLKKDELDVQLLGRGFAWLDTGTMESLVDAADFVRMVEKRQGIKISAPEEIAFKYGWIDRETLLESASRYGKSPYGQHLKNVADGKLRY; encoded by the coding sequence ATGAAAGGCATTATTCTGGCCGGCGGTGCCGGCACCCGGCTTTATCCGTTGACGATGGTCACCAGCAAGCAGCTGCTGCCTGTCTACGATAAGCCCATGATCTACTATCCTCTGTCCACCCTCATGCTGGCGGGCATTCAGGATATCCTGATCATCTCCACCCCCACTGATACGCCGCGCTTTGAGGCGCTGCTGGGCGATGGCAGCCAGTACGGCATCCATCTGCAATATAAGGTCCAGCCCTCTCCCGATGGTCTGGCACAGGCCTTTATTCTGGGCGAAGAGTTCATCGGCGACGACTGCTGCGCCATGATCCTGGGCGACAACATCTTCTACGGCAACGGCTTCTCCAAGATCCTCAAGACTGCCGCCGCCAATGCAGAGACCAAGGGCCGCTGCACCGTGTTCGGCTATTATGTGCAGGACCCCGAGCGTTTCGGCATCGTGGAATTTGACCAGAACGGCAAGGTGCTGAGCGTGGAAGAAAAGCCCGAGCACCCGAAGAGCAATTACGCCATCACCGGCCTGTACTTCTACAACAAGGAAGTGGTCCAGATGGCAAAGCAGGTCAAGCCCTCTGCCCGCGGTGAGCTGGAGATCACGACCCTGAACGATATGTACCTGAAGAAGGACGAGCTGGATGTCCAGCTGCTGGGCCGCGGCTTTGCATGGCTGGATACCGGCACGATGGAGAGCCTGGTGGATGCCGCCGACTTCGTCCGCATGGTCGAGAAGCGTCAGGGCATCAAGATCAGCGCCCCCGAAGAGATCGCCTTCAAGTACGGCTGGATCGACCGCGAGACCCTGCTGGAGAGCGCTTCCCGCTATGGTAAGAGCCCCTACGGCCAGCACCTCAAGAACGTGGCCGATGGAAAACTGAGATATTGA
- the rfbB gene encoding dTDP-glucose 4,6-dehydratase has product MKKYLITGCAGFIGSNFVHYMLKKYPEILLVNLDKLTYAGNLENLKDVEGDPRHVFVQGDICDKELVESLFAKYDFDYVINFAAESHVDRSIKNPEIFVQSNVMGTVNLLQRAKEAWYDADAKTWKEGKKYLQVSTDEVYGALGAEGYFMETTPLCPHSPYSSSKASADMFVMAFHDTYGMPINITRCSNNYGPYQFPEKLIPLMINNVKHHKQLPVYGDGMQIRDWLYVEDHCKAIDMVCNGGKIGEVYNVGGHNERPNIFIVKTIIAQLHDRLKDDGISEDLIKHVADRLGHDRRYGIDPTKIKNDLGWYPETPFEKGIVLTIDWYLDHEEWMEHITSGNYQKYYEEMYKNK; this is encoded by the coding sequence ATGAAAAAATATCTGATCACCGGCTGCGCCGGTTTTATCGGCTCCAACTTTGTCCACTATATGCTCAAGAAGTACCCCGAGATCCTGCTGGTCAACCTGGATAAGCTGACCTACGCGGGCAATCTGGAGAACCTGAAGGATGTGGAGGGCGACCCCCGCCATGTGTTCGTGCAGGGCGACATCTGCGACAAGGAGCTGGTGGAGAGCCTGTTTGCAAAGTACGATTTCGATTATGTCATCAACTTTGCCGCTGAGAGCCATGTGGACCGCTCCATCAAGAACCCCGAGATCTTTGTCCAGAGCAACGTCATGGGCACCGTGAACCTGCTGCAGCGTGCAAAGGAAGCCTGGTACGATGCCGATGCCAAGACCTGGAAGGAAGGCAAGAAGTACCTGCAGGTCTCCACCGATGAGGTCTACGGCGCTCTGGGTGCCGAGGGCTACTTCATGGAGACCACCCCGCTGTGCCCCCACAGCCCCTACTCCTCCTCCAAGGCCAGCGCTGATATGTTCGTTATGGCATTCCACGATACCTATGGTATGCCCATCAACATTACCCGCTGCTCCAACAACTACGGTCCCTATCAGTTCCCCGAGAAGCTGATCCCCCTGATGATCAACAATGTCAAACACCACAAGCAGCTGCCTGTCTACGGTGACGGTATGCAGATCCGTGACTGGCTGTACGTTGAGGATCACTGCAAGGCCATCGATATGGTCTGCAACGGCGGCAAGATCGGCGAGGTCTACAATGTGGGCGGCCACAACGAGCGCCCCAACATCTTCATCGTCAAGACCATCATCGCGCAGCTGCACGACCGCCTGAAGGACGACGGCATCAGCGAGGATCTGATCAAGCACGTTGCTGACCGTCTGGGCCACGACCGCCGCTACGGCATCGACCCCACCAAGATCAAGAACGATCTGGGCTGGTACCCCGAGACCCCGTTCGAGAAGGGCATCGTCCTGACCATCGACTGGTATCTCGACCACGAGGAGTGGATGGAGCACATCACCAGCGGCAACTACCAGAAATACTACGAGGAAATGTACAAGAATAAGTAA
- a CDS encoding CPBP family intramembrane glutamic endopeptidase, whose product MLKRLRAKHPIGFCVLSEVLFLGSLLLASYLIVFALVLFGVDLERVDSYFLSAVQEAVGMVVALVILGRTGKMYLLRRRGSGFFNGLLVGMYPLVLIGYSLYTKLMFGMPEDGQLQPAFSIFSFFLSMALVGVAEEFIFRGVIAQSLLERFGTGRAGVWKACLLSGLLFGAAHLTNLLSSAPFGVLMQCVFAASLGTLFAAIYFRTGNLWVTVFLHGAMDIASMLVGGLYGTEDVAESISGYDASMMLSILIYLIPTLFLLRKKKIGEVALYFGRDCAPAAAPAPEENGERLR is encoded by the coding sequence ATGCTGAAACGTCTGCGCGCAAAGCATCCCATCGGCTTCTGCGTTTTATCCGAGGTGCTGTTTCTGGGCAGCCTGCTGCTGGCATCCTATCTCATTGTGTTTGCACTGGTGCTCTTTGGGGTGGACCTGGAACGGGTGGACTCCTACTTCCTCAGCGCCGTGCAGGAGGCGGTGGGCATGGTGGTGGCGTTGGTCATTCTGGGCCGCACCGGTAAGATGTACCTGCTCCGCCGCCGGGGCAGCGGCTTTTTCAATGGGCTGCTGGTGGGAATGTATCCGCTGGTGCTCATCGGTTACAGCCTGTATACCAAGCTGATGTTCGGGATGCCCGAGGATGGCCAGCTGCAGCCTGCGTTCAGCATCTTCAGCTTCTTTTTGAGCATGGCACTGGTGGGTGTGGCGGAGGAGTTCATCTTCCGCGGGGTCATTGCCCAGAGCCTGCTGGAGCGCTTCGGCACCGGCAGGGCGGGGGTCTGGAAAGCCTGTCTGCTGTCGGGCCTGCTGTTTGGCGCGGCCCACCTGACCAATCTGCTGTCCAGCGCTCCCTTCGGTGTGCTGATGCAGTGTGTCTTTGCGGCATCGCTGGGCACGCTGTTCGCAGCCATCTATTTCCGCACCGGCAACCTGTGGGTCACGGTGTTCCTGCACGGGGCCATGGACATTGCCTCTATGTTGGTGGGCGGTCTGTACGGCACGGAGGACGTGGCCGAGAGTATTTCGGGCTATGATGCCAGCATGATGCTCTCGATCTTGATCTATCTTATCCCGACTCTCTTCCTGCTGCGCAAAAAGAAGATCGGCGAGGTGGCGCTCTACTTTGGCCGGGACTGCGCCCCGGCAGCTGCTCCGGCCCCGGAGGAAAACGGGGAACGGCTCCGGTAA
- a CDS encoding glycosyltransferase: MKLSACIVVYNGYDEALKAAQTVLHCTRRYPVTLYLVDNASPDGSGKKLEQAVADGLLAAGPGQQVVVHCRTENGGFGTGHNMILPELDSDFHFILNPDIQLTADTLSDLADWMAAHPDAVMARPSLVFPDGKPQQLPLRRCALRPMLYRQLPRLSFWKGQNDHYLMLDEDLTRPIEIEFCTGSFSGVRTSTFKAVGGFDESYFMYVEDADLTQKMRTRGKVYLVPQYTAIHAWHRAAHRDLKPALWQTGNLLKYFHKWGFKW; this comes from the coding sequence ATGAAACTATCAGCCTGTATTGTTGTATATAACGGCTATGACGAGGCGCTGAAGGCGGCGCAGACGGTGCTGCACTGCACGCGCCGCTACCCGGTGACCCTGTATCTGGTGGACAATGCCAGCCCGGACGGCAGCGGCAAAAAGCTGGAGCAGGCCGTGGCGGACGGCCTGCTGGCAGCAGGCCCGGGCCAGCAGGTGGTGGTGCACTGCCGCACCGAGAACGGCGGCTTTGGCACCGGCCATAATATGATCCTGCCCGAGCTGGACAGTGATTTCCACTTTATCCTCAACCCGGATATCCAGCTGACCGCTGATACCCTGAGTGATCTGGCCGACTGGATGGCTGCCCACCCGGATGCCGTGATGGCCCGGCCCTCGCTGGTGTTCCCGGACGGCAAGCCCCAGCAGCTGCCCCTGCGCCGGTGCGCCCTGCGGCCCATGCTCTACCGCCAGCTGCCCCGGCTCAGCTTCTGGAAAGGCCAGAACGACCACTACCTGATGCTGGATGAGGACCTGACCAGGCCCATCGAGATCGAGTTCTGCACCGGCAGCTTTTCCGGTGTGCGCACCAGCACCTTCAAGGCGGTGGGCGGCTTTGACGAGAGCTACTTCATGTATGTGGAGGATGCGGACCTCACCCAGAAGATGCGCACCCGGGGCAAGGTGTATCTGGTGCCCCAGTATACCGCCATCCACGCTTGGCACCGCGCTGCCCACCGGGATCTCAAGCCCGCCCTCTGGCAGACAGGAAACCTGCTGAAGTATTTCCATAAGTGGGGCTTCAAGTGGTAA